The proteins below are encoded in one region of Planctopirus limnophila DSM 3776:
- the rpmG gene encoding 50S ribosomal protein L33, translating to MAREFVWLECTESGQRNYRVSKETRGTERLELMKYCPRLRKHTLHKESRKK from the coding sequence ATGGCTCGCGAATTCGTTTGGCTCGAATGTACAGAATCTGGTCAGAGGAATTACCGCGTCTCCAAAGAGACTCGTGGTACGGAACGGCTGGAGCTCATGAAGTATTGCCCCAGGCTGCGGAAGCATACTCTCCATAAAGAGTCTCGTAAGAAGTAG
- the secE gene encoding preprotein translocase subunit SecE encodes MILAVLLGSWTFSVRVFDDLMAQLSAAFPAISNFSNAIRIAVPTVMAVLGSWCAWRLVHYPVFADFLIEVESEMSRVTWPERPELMKATGVVLFVTISLSLVLFGFDLFWQWVLGLIGVLQIYG; translated from the coding sequence ATGATTCTTGCGGTCCTCTTGGGCTCATGGACATTCTCTGTACGAGTCTTTGATGATCTCATGGCTCAGCTGAGTGCGGCTTTTCCGGCGATTTCGAACTTTTCGAATGCTATTCGAATTGCTGTGCCCACAGTGATGGCGGTACTTGGAAGCTGGTGTGCTTGGAGGCTTGTGCACTATCCCGTGTTTGCTGATTTTCTCATTGAAGTTGAATCAGAGATGAGCCGGGTCACGTGGCCGGAGCGACCTGAGCTCATGAAGGCTACCGGGGTGGTCCTTTTTGTGACAATTTCATTGAGCCTGGTTTTATTTGGGTTTGATCTCTTTTGGCAATGGGTGTTGGGCTTGATTGGCGTGTTGCAGATTTACGGTTAG